A region of Streptomyces sp. NBC_01267 DNA encodes the following proteins:
- a CDS encoding ABC transporter, which produces MTALLRYQAALLLRSQRWLPPVLLYGIFLAVGAQGGDPVLDSLGYAAAALLPATAWLVRICLNQEPAAARDCAAAATSPLRVHLASLGVATGCAALLGCAGTLVITLVSSPTSDDHRVTVPLFPAAVAGLLAVLVCALTGAVAGALFTRPVLHGRGWSTAVTALAALLLLVTRGSPARSAVYGLVSGSRTGTVHVPVLPLVLAVVVGAGVAAGVGALASRRG; this is translated from the coding sequence ATGACCGCACTGCTCCGCTACCAGGCCGCGCTGCTGCTGCGCTCCCAGCGCTGGCTCCCGCCCGTCCTGCTGTACGGGATCTTCCTCGCGGTCGGTGCGCAGGGCGGTGACCCGGTGCTGGATTCGCTCGGTTACGCCGCTGCCGCGCTGCTTCCTGCGACGGCCTGGCTGGTACGGATCTGTCTGAACCAGGAACCCGCCGCGGCCCGCGACTGCGCCGCCGCCGCGACGAGTCCGCTGCGGGTCCACCTCGCCTCGCTGGGCGTCGCGACGGGGTGCGCGGCCCTGCTCGGGTGTGCGGGAACGCTGGTGATCACCTTGGTCAGTTCGCCGACGAGCGACGATCACCGAGTGACGGTCCCGTTGTTCCCCGCGGCCGTCGCGGGGCTGCTCGCGGTGCTGGTCTGCGCGCTGACCGGAGCGGTCGCCGGTGCGCTGTTCACCCGGCCGGTGCTGCACGGCCGGGGCTGGTCGACCGCCGTCACCGCGCTCGCCGCTCTCCTCCTGCTGGTCACCCGTGGCTCGCCCGCCCGCTCCGCCGTGTACGGCCTGGTCTCGGGGTCCCGGACCGGGACCGTGCACGTACCGGTTCTCCCCCTGGTCCTCGCGGTGGTGGTCGGGGCCGGCGTCGCGGCGGGGGTGGGCGCGCTCGCCTCGCGGCGCGGCTGA